One Flexistipes sp. DNA segment encodes these proteins:
- a CDS encoding TetR/AcrR family transcriptional regulator, with translation MKNNIKQLVIQKTTKLIYQKGIRSTSINEILAETGISKGSLYFHFKNKKDIIDTVLKNERAKFLIFFENSLKGNNSYEKLLSFLDSLYELQYKSNFTGGCIYANTAIEFAEEQNELTIFAISSLDEWIAKIEELIQNAQNENHIRKDLSAHMIAEQTIATIEGGILLSRTKKSPVPLSNSMKILKQTLLSK, from the coding sequence GTGAAAAATAATATAAAACAATTAGTTATCCAAAAAACAACCAAACTTATTTACCAAAAAGGTATTAGAAGTACTTCGATTAATGAAATTTTGGCTGAAACCGGAATATCAAAAGGAAGTTTATATTTTCATTTCAAAAATAAAAAAGACATTATTGATACTGTCCTTAAAAATGAACGAGCAAAATTTTTGATTTTCTTTGAAAATTCATTGAAAGGAAACAATAGCTATGAAAAACTCCTGTCTTTTCTCGATAGTTTATATGAATTGCAATATAAAAGTAATTTTACGGGCGGATGCATCTACGCAAACACTGCCATAGAATTTGCAGAAGAACAAAATGAGTTGACAATTTTTGCAATATCATCATTAGATGAATGGATAGCAAAAATTGAAGAATTAATACAAAATGCCCAAAATGAAAATCATATTAGAAAAGACTTAAGTGCACATATGATCGCTGAGCAAACAATAGCAACCATAGAAGGTGGTATTTTATTAAGTAGGACCAAAAAAAGTCCCGTACCACTATCTAACAGTATGAAAATTTTAAAACAAACATTATTGTCAAAATAA
- a CDS encoding pyridoxal phosphate-dependent aminotransferase → MDRLADVTPFIVMDIVKKANQMDDAIHFEVGQPDIKPSEKVIKAMGEAVYKGEFPYTESMGILPLRQKISDHYKRKYGIDVEPERILLTTGTSGAFLIAYSIALNAGEKLAFSDPGYPCYKNFAHILDIITETVDVNADTDYQITPDLLEQKHDIKAVQISSPANPTGNIYSKSNILNMINYCKTNNITLISDEIYHGLVYSDTKENSALEFSDDVIVINGFSKYFCLPGARLGWMILPEKYIRRAEIVMQNLFIAAPAISQYGAMEAFDYNFLEQYKNEYKKRRDFLYNELKDIFRIDTAPVGAFYIWADISKYSHDCYSFAEELLEKTGVAVTPGTDFGKNNTNNYIRFAYTRNIEHMKEGVKRIKNYLKSRK, encoded by the coding sequence ATGGATAGGCTCGCAGATGTTACACCATTTATAGTAATGGATATTGTAAAAAAAGCAAACCAGATGGATGATGCAATCCATTTTGAGGTGGGTCAGCCCGATATAAAACCATCAGAGAAAGTGATAAAAGCGATGGGTGAGGCAGTATATAAAGGAGAATTCCCCTATACGGAAAGTATGGGTATACTGCCTCTGAGGCAAAAAATATCAGACCACTATAAAAGAAAATATGGAATAGATGTTGAACCGGAGCGTATATTATTGACTACAGGTACATCAGGTGCGTTTCTCATTGCATATTCAATAGCTTTGAATGCCGGGGAAAAGCTGGCTTTCAGCGATCCCGGGTATCCATGCTATAAAAATTTTGCACATATTCTTGATATAATTACGGAAACAGTAGACGTAAATGCTGACACAGATTACCAGATTACACCCGATCTGCTGGAACAGAAACATGATATAAAAGCTGTGCAAATATCCTCTCCTGCCAATCCAACGGGTAATATTTACAGCAAAAGTAACATACTAAACATGATAAATTATTGCAAAACCAACAATATCACTCTTATTTCCGATGAAATATATCACGGTCTGGTTTATTCTGATACAAAAGAGAATTCTGCTTTAGAATTTTCTGATGATGTTATAGTAATTAACGGTTTCAGTAAATATTTTTGCCTTCCCGGTGCACGATTAGGCTGGATGATTTTGCCGGAAAAATATATCAGAAGGGCAGAGATCGTCATGCAGAATCTTTTTATAGCAGCTCCTGCAATCAGCCAATACGGAGCAATGGAAGCTTTTGACTATAATTTTCTTGAACAATATAAAAACGAATACAAAAAACGCCGCGATTTCCTCTATAATGAGCTTAAAGATATTTTCAGAATCGATACTGCGCCAGTTGGTGCTTTTTATATCTGGGCAGACATATCCAAGTATTCCCATGACTGTTACTCTTTTGCCGAGGAACTTCTTGAAAAAACAGGAGTAGCGGTAACACCGGGTACAGATTTTGGCAAAAACAATACAAACAATTACATAAGGTTTGCTTATACCCGTAATATTGAGCATATGAAAGAGGGTGTAAAGAGAATTAAAAATTATCTAAAATCAAGAAAGTAG
- a CDS encoding alpha/beta fold hydrolase, giving the protein MKVKVKFKEKEFSVNVEKRGDNGVPILMLHGIPTNARLWRHVQKALENDYVTYAMDMIGYGQSDMPLDDFNHSLVNQAEIVKEVITGLGIKGKVILVAHDHGGGVAQILASKYAEYITRLVLIDPVCFDQWPVCEVEGLAALDGADEQTLQAAMGQAVANFPALLRMGSYDGSPFTDKNCKQNYLQFWGRGPGLTGFKSLIRVSADPKQSDTDVDYSNIKCPTLVVWAENDNFMSKDGANMLKNAIRGPVRVQYIPQAGHWVQEDKPNEVSFYIKDFITEWESLNI; this is encoded by the coding sequence ATGAAAGTAAAAGTAAAGTTTAAAGAAAAAGAATTTTCTGTAAATGTGGAAAAGAGAGGAGATAATGGTGTTCCTATACTGATGCTACACGGTATACCCACTAATGCTCGATTGTGGAGGCATGTACAGAAGGCCTTGGAAAATGATTACGTAACTTATGCAATGGATATGATTGGATATGGACAATCTGATATGCCTCTGGATGATTTTAATCACTCTCTTGTTAATCAGGCTGAGATAGTCAAAGAAGTTATAACAGGTTTAGGAATAAAGGGTAAGGTTATACTAGTTGCTCACGATCATGGCGGTGGAGTTGCACAGATCTTAGCTTCTAAATATGCCGAATATATAACTCGGTTAGTACTCATTGATCCGGTATGTTTTGACCAGTGGCCTGTATGTGAGGTAGAAGGACTTGCTGCACTTGACGGTGCAGACGAACAAACACTACAGGCTGCCATGGGTCAGGCAGTGGCAAATTTTCCTGCATTACTTCGCATGGGAAGCTATGACGGTTCACCTTTCACAGATAAAAACTGCAAACAGAATTATCTGCAATTTTGGGGAAGGGGGCCTGGTTTGACAGGGTTTAAGTCATTAATTCGAGTTTCAGCCGATCCTAAACAAAGCGATACTGATGTAGATTATAGTAATATAAAATGCCCAACACTTGTAGTATGGGCAGAAAATGACAATTTTATGTCAAAAGATGGGGCTAATATGCTCAAGAATGCAATTAGGGGACCGGTTAGAGTGCAATATATTCCTCAAGCAGGTCATTGGGTGCAAGAAGATAAGCCCAATGAAGTTTCTTTTTATATTAAAGACTTTATTACAGAATGGGAATCTCTTAATATTTAA
- a CDS encoding HD domain-containing phosphohydrolase yields MSSHINVLIADADNYLKGKLNEILRAEGFKIFSANQINDVINLLKYQYFDIILAASGKNDANVAALLKKLKGSGTCCPEVIVLATEPDINTAVECIRAGAFDYFIKPFNKSDVVSRIYEAFNHSKEKIQILNSKQISSIYESSQIYSKTLHQDKVFSHLLKTVQSEFKISGVYIKTFKRNYVNTYNLDFNIIQYMDCIFDYNKSWEIFQNEKVVLGNYNENPNSHYLALPMFNSSGLWGIFVFFRKGGHRFNETEIKILNIHVNQYSIALQNIFRFEQMTKGYMETIASLSKAVDSKDAYTRGHSENVKKYSLEISREMGMNKEFKDLIRYAGLLHDIGKIGVSSGIINKSSKLDNAEYHEMKKHPVYGHEILKPIKFLEAASDFVLHHHEKMDGSGYPYGLKKKEIPLGARILQISDAFDAMTTDRSYRPKRPVREAVEELDFCSGAQFDPEIVSAFKSVLNKKPGVII; encoded by the coding sequence ATGAGCAGCCATATCAATGTACTGATTGCAGATGCCGACAATTACCTTAAAGGTAAACTTAATGAAATACTCAGGGCGGAAGGCTTTAAAATATTTTCCGCTAATCAAATCAATGATGTTATAAATTTGCTAAAGTATCAGTATTTTGATATTATTTTGGCTGCATCCGGAAAGAATGATGCAAATGTTGCTGCATTGTTAAAGAAATTAAAAGGCAGTGGAACATGTTGCCCGGAAGTCATTGTTTTGGCAACTGAGCCGGACATAAATACAGCAGTTGAATGTATAAGGGCTGGAGCATTTGATTATTTTATAAAACCTTTCAACAAATCTGACGTAGTCAGCAGGATTTATGAAGCATTTAATCACAGCAAAGAGAAAATACAGATTTTAAATTCCAAACAAATATCATCAATTTACGAGTCTTCACAAATTTACTCAAAAACTCTACATCAGGATAAAGTTTTTTCTCATTTACTTAAAACTGTTCAAAGTGAATTCAAAATATCAGGAGTTTATATTAAAACCTTCAAAAGAAACTATGTGAACACATACAACTTAGACTTTAATATTATCCAGTATATGGATTGTATCTTTGATTACAATAAATCGTGGGAAATTTTTCAGAATGAAAAAGTGGTGCTGGGAAATTACAATGAAAACCCAAACTCTCATTATCTGGCATTACCTATGTTTAATAGTTCAGGTTTGTGGGGGATTTTTGTGTTTTTCAGAAAAGGTGGCCATAGGTTTAATGAAACAGAAATAAAAATTTTGAATATTCACGTCAATCAATATTCGATAGCTTTACAGAACATTTTTAGATTTGAGCAGATGACAAAAGGCTATATGGAAACTATCGCTTCACTATCCAAAGCTGTGGACTCAAAGGATGCTTACACAAGAGGGCATTCTGAAAACGTAAAAAAATACTCACTTGAAATCAGCAGAGAAATGGGAATGAATAAAGAGTTCAAGGATTTAATTCGATATGCCGGTCTGCTTCATGATATAGGAAAAATCGGGGTTTCATCGGGCATTATAAATAAATCCTCAAAACTTGATAATGCTGAATACCATGAGATGAAAAAACACCCTGTTTACGGACATGAAATATTGAAGCCAATCAAATTCCTGGAAGCCGCTTCGGATTTTGTGCTGCATCATCACGAAAAAATGGATGGTTCAGGTTACCCATATGGTTTAAAGAAAAAAGAAATCCCTTTGGGTGCCAGGATACTCCAGATTTCTGACGCTTTTGACGCCATGACGACAGATAGAAGTTACAGGCCAAAAAGACCGGTGCGCGAAGCTGTTGAAGAACTGGATTTCTGCTCAGGTGCCCAGTTTGACCCGGAAATTGTCAGTGCATTTAAAAGTGTCTTAAACAAAAAGCCTGGCGTTATCATATAA